The DNA window TTGTCCCAACGGCACAGTCAGCACCCATCTCCGCAGGAGATTTTAGTTTTACCAAAGCCATCGGATCACAAGCAACAGCAACCTGAAGGTCTAATTTTTTATATTCTACAATATTTTCAGTGTAATCAAGAACAATTCCGTTTTTTCCAGGGTATTGTAATAAAACACCGTAGTAAGAACCATCAAACTGATGCGTTTTATGATCCCCGATCACTACTTCAATTCCTAACCCTTCAGCTTTTGTTTTTAGTACAGAAACGGTTTGAGGTAATACCAGATCAGAAATGAAGAATTTATTAGCTTCTGCTTTCTTCTGATCTTTTGTTCTGTTGTTGAAGAACATGTGCATTGCTTCTGCTGCTGCAGTAGATTCGTCCAATAGAGAAGCGTTAGCTAGTGCAAAACCAGTAAGATCACATACTACCGTTTGGAAATTAAGAAGGGCTTCTAGTCTTCCCTGTGCAATTTCTGCCTGATACGGCGTATAGGCTGTATACCAGCTTGGATTTTCAAAGATATTTCTCTGAATAGCTGATGGTAAAAGAGTATTATGATATCCAAATCCGATGTAACTCGTATAATCAACATTCTTTGATGCCAATTCTTTTGAGTGGTTCAGCATTTCATACTCTGAAAGCGGTTCCGAGATCTCAAGATCTTTTTCTAAGCGGATAGAAGAAGGAATGGTTTGAGAAATTAACTCTTCAATACTAGAAACGCCAAGTTTTTCCAACATCGCCTGTTTATCGGCTTCATTAAGGGAAATGTGACGGCTCACAAACTGTTCTGTATTCATTTTTATTTATTAGATTTTGTTTGTAAAAAGATGTGTAAAATTACAATTTTTTGCACGATTGTACAACAGCTTAGAACTGTGGTTTATTGAACGTAAAAATTGTAGTAATCTTTTAATAACAAGTGTTAAAATTCAATCCATTTACTTTAATAATTAAATTGATTTTATAAACAATAACAATCTATATTAAATATTTATTACTAATAAAACATTAAATGATTAGTTGAAAATATTGTAAAAATTTCAATTAAATGAAAATTATTACAAAAATCAATTTTAAAATAATTTTGTAGTTTCACTTCACCATTAAGGGATTAATGCAAAACAATTAAAAAAATAGACTATTGACAGATAGTAGTTTAAATATATTTTAAGCGTATCTGTATTCATTAAATATTTTATTAAAAACTAATAATCTAAACCTTTTACCTATGAGAAAATAATTGAAACCCAAGACACCGCAGCAAATGATGAAGAAAGCACATACAAAGCTTATTACCCTATTGATATCAGCCCTAATATCCCAAACGAAAGTTTCAGCACAAATTACCATCACCAAAATCAAATCTGAAGATCAGGACGAATGGGATCTTTATGCAAAAGGATTGATCCAGGCTGATTTTATGCTTGATTTTCAAGACATGAAAGTAAGGGACGGTTTTATAGCTCATTCTATTGATATTCCTCAACACAATGCCGTAAGCAGTAATTTCAGTATTAAACAGTCTCAGGTCGGATTGGGTGTCCAAAGAAAAAAAGGAAATGGTAATACTAACCTTTCTGCCTATTTAGAAATTGATTTTTACGGACCCAACGGAACTACTGCACCGCGATTCAGACATGGATATATTCAATGGAATAAATGGCTTATAGGACAGACGTGGAGTACTTTTTCCGATCTTGAAATCGTACCTAATATTTTTGATTTTGTTCCTCCCAACGGGCTCCTCTTCACACGAAGACTTCAAGTCCGCTACTCTACCCCTGTTTCCCGCAAAGGAACCCTGCAATTATCAATGGAAGATCCCAATATCCCAAGTATTACTCTTCCATCCGATTCATTAAACTGGAAAAAAAGAGCGATGATCCCCACATTTACAGCAATGTACCGTTATGGCAGTGAAAAAACTTATATAAAAGCAGGAGCAATCCTGTCACCTATAAGTTATGACTGGAAGCAATCTCCTCAGGACCCTTACCGCGTAAGAACCATAATAGGCTGGGGAGCAATGGTTTCCGGAAAACTTCGTATTGATGAATCTAATACGGTGAGTCTTCAAAGTTCTTTTGGAAAAGGATTTTCAACCAATAATACAGACTTAAATGAAGAAAAGTATGATGCAGTGCCTGATCCTGCCAACGGAAATCAGCTGGAAACATTACGACTGTTCAATATTGTAGGAATCTATGAACACTGGTGGAATTCGAAATGGAGTTCTGTAGCTTTTATAAGTCATTCTAATGTTGGCGAAGAAGATTTTATTTCCAAAAATATGACCAAAAATTTTCAGCATATAGGTATGAATATCGCATTTCATCCCTTCAAAAAAGTGAGAATGGGAATCGAAACCAGCTACGGAAGAAAACAAAATTTTGAAAACAAACAGGCTTCTGCGTGGAGAATTCAGTGTTCTACTTCGGTAAGTTTTTAACCTAATTAAGAGGCATAAACAGGGAGAAAAACTGCTATTCATCAGGTAGTAAGAATTTTATGAAATTTTATTAATTATATTTATTCTAAATTAATATATTTGCAGCATGAATATGATTGTCCCATTTAAAGTTGC is part of the Chryseobacterium lactis genome and encodes:
- a CDS encoding DcaP family trimeric outer membrane transporter → MMKKAHTKLITLLISALISQTKVSAQITITKIKSEDQDEWDLYAKGLIQADFMLDFQDMKVRDGFIAHSIDIPQHNAVSSNFSIKQSQVGLGVQRKKGNGNTNLSAYLEIDFYGPNGTTAPRFRHGYIQWNKWLIGQTWSTFSDLEIVPNIFDFVPPNGLLFTRRLQVRYSTPVSRKGTLQLSMEDPNIPSITLPSDSLNWKKRAMIPTFTAMYRYGSEKTYIKAGAILSPISYDWKQSPQDPYRVRTIIGWGAMVSGKLRIDESNTVSLQSSFGKGFSTNNTDLNEEKYDAVPDPANGNQLETLRLFNIVGIYEHWWNSKWSSVAFISHSNVGEEDFISKNMTKNFQHIGMNIAFHPFKKVRMGIETSYGRKQNFENKQASAWRIQCSTSVSF